The Stratiformator vulcanicus genome has a segment encoding these proteins:
- the rny gene encoding ribonuclease Y: MNDYVIGAIALVVGCLLGFFFDRLRRGAAYKDRDAILADAEREGQNLLKSKELEAKELLLKRREEAEKELDQDRDELRRQEKRLDKREAMLDESQEAYLKKERMLETQQKKISDRGKAMDSRQKELDRVLREEQDLLHKISELDKPKATELLLDRLDKQLRDETGALLLKHQSEIKEQCDQQAREIIGMAVQRYAAPHTSETTVSTVDIPSDEMKGRIIGREGRNIRAFEKATGVDVVVDDTPGVVVVSAFDSVRREIGKLALQKLIEDGRIHPTRIEEVVEETQKEMDAHIRKMGIEASQEAGLTGLHEKILDLMGRLQFRTSYSQNVRRHSIEVAHLTGLMAEQLGLDGDMARRCGFLHDIGKAADHEMEGGHPAVGAELLKRYGEGDEVVHAARGHHDDIRPEYIFTVLVAAADAVSAARPGARRETLEKYVRRLEELEALANGFPGVDHCYAVQAGREIRIVVDATAVNDREAAKMSKEIADAIEQTLTYPGEIKVSVLRETRSIEFAR; encoded by the coding sequence ATGAATGATTATGTGATCGGCGCCATCGCGCTCGTCGTGGGCTGTTTGCTGGGATTTTTCTTCGACCGGCTCCGTCGCGGGGCTGCCTATAAGGATCGCGACGCGATTCTCGCCGATGCCGAGCGGGAAGGCCAAAATTTGCTCAAGTCGAAAGAGCTTGAGGCCAAAGAGCTTCTGCTGAAGCGTCGCGAAGAGGCGGAAAAAGAACTCGATCAGGATCGCGACGAGCTCCGCCGACAGGAGAAACGCCTCGATAAACGTGAGGCGATGCTTGATGAATCGCAGGAGGCGTACCTCAAAAAAGAACGGATGCTCGAAACGCAGCAGAAGAAGATTTCCGATCGCGGCAAGGCGATGGATAGCCGGCAGAAAGAACTCGATCGCGTGCTGCGGGAAGAGCAGGACCTGCTGCACAAGATCAGCGAACTCGACAAGCCCAAGGCGACCGAGTTGCTCTTGGATCGGCTGGACAAGCAATTGCGGGACGAGACGGGCGCTTTGCTGTTGAAGCATCAGTCGGAAATTAAAGAGCAATGCGATCAGCAGGCCCGAGAAATCATCGGCATGGCGGTCCAGCGTTACGCCGCGCCGCACACATCCGAAACGACAGTCTCAACGGTCGACATCCCCAGCGACGAGATGAAAGGCCGCATTATCGGTCGCGAGGGGCGAAACATTCGCGCCTTCGAGAAAGCGACCGGAGTCGATGTCGTGGTCGACGATACACCGGGGGTCGTGGTGGTCTCCGCCTTCGACAGCGTCCGCCGGGAGATCGGCAAACTCGCGTTGCAAAAGTTAATCGAAGATGGCCGCATTCACCCGACGCGGATCGAAGAGGTCGTCGAAGAGACGCAGAAAGAAATGGACGCCCACATTCGCAAGATGGGAATCGAGGCCTCACAGGAAGCCGGCCTGACCGGGCTGCACGAAAAGATTCTTGACCTGATGGGGCGACTGCAGTTCCGGACCAGTTACAGCCAGAACGTGCGGCGGCACTCGATCGAAGTCGCTCACCTGACCGGCCTGATGGCCGAGCAACTCGGACTCGACGGTGATATGGCCCGCCGTTGTGGATTCTTACATGACATCGGCAAAGCGGCCGATCACGAGATGGAAGGCGGGCACCCCGCCGTCGGTGCCGAACTTCTGAAGCGATATGGCGAAGGCGACGAGGTCGTTCACGCCGCCCGCGGACATCACGACGACATTCGGCCGGAGTATATCTTCACCGTGCTCGTCGCCGCGGCCGATGCGGTCTCGGCAGCGCGGCCCGGCGCGCGGCGCGAGACCTTGGAGAAATACGTTCGCCGACTCGAAGAGTTGGAAGCGCTCGCCAACGGTTTCCCCGGCGTCGACCACTGCTACGCGGTGCAGGCGGGGCGTGAGATTCGAATCGTCGTCGACGCGACCGCCGTTAATGATCGCGAGGCCGCGAAGATGAGCAAAGAAATTGCCGATGCGATCGAACAGACGCTGACATACCCCGGCGAAATTAAAGTCTCGGTTCTGCGTGAGACTCGAAGCATTGAATTCGCGCGCTGA